One Heteronotia binoei isolate CCM8104 ecotype False Entrance Well chromosome 10, APGP_CSIRO_Hbin_v1, whole genome shotgun sequence genomic region harbors:
- the CLEC3B gene encoding tetranectin produces the protein MVFRAACLIVCLLSVAQITTQQNVKFKKKPENKKDVVTLKMIEELKEQLDILSQEVTLLKEKQALQTVCLKGTKVNLKCFLLFPDAKTYHEASEDCISQGGTLSTPQTGDENDALYEYMRKSIGSEMDIWLGVNDMAIEGRWVDMTGNSIAYKNWETEITTQPDGGKLENCAALSGVAIGKWFDKRCRDKLTYVCQFMIV, from the exons atGGTATTTCGAGCAGCCTGCCTGATTGTGTGCCTTTTGAGTGTGGCCCAGATAACAACCCAGCAGAATGTCAAATTCAAGAAGAAGCCAGAGAACAAGAAAG ATGTGGTGACCCTCAAAATGATTGAAGAGCTGAAGGAGCAGCTAGACATCCTCTCCCAGGAGGTGACTCTTCTCAAAGAAAAACAGGCACTTCAGACTG TTTGTCTGAAAGGCACTAAGGTCAATCTAAAGTGCTTCCTGCTTTTCCCCGATGCAAAGACCTACCATGAGGCCAGTGAAGACTGCATCTCTCAAGGTGGCACCCTCAGTACCCCGCAGACAGGAGATGAAAACGATGCCCTCTACGAGTACATGAGGAAGAGCATTGGGTCCGAAATGGACATCTGGCTGGGTGTTAATGACATGGCCATTGAAGGCAGATGGGTGGACATGACGGGCAACAGCATTGCCTACAAGAACTGGGAGACTGAGATCACCACCCAGCCTGACGGCGGGAAGCTGGAAAACTGTGCGGCCTTATCAGGGGTTGCCATTGGCAAGTGGTTTGACAAGAGGTGCCGAGACAAGTTGACTTACGTGTGTCAGTTCATGATTGTTTAA